The following is a genomic window from Thermocrinis jamiesonii.
AGGTAAAGTCCTTTTTAGCCTCTTCTTCTAATTCAAAATCTTCGTCCAAAAGAATTCTCAGCAAGAGCTTTGCGTCAAGAATAAGGTTTCTGACATGCTCCATAGTGGGAGCTATCTTGGAAAGTTTTTCCTCCACCAACCTTTTTAACTCCAAGGTATCAATTTCTCTGCAGTATTTACTGAGCTTTGCTTCCATGTGATAAAATTATAAAGCTATGGGAGTAAAAATAGACATAAACAGCATACAGAGAGATATGTTTATTGAACACAACGGACAGCCCTACAGAGTTCTTGACTACGAGCATGTAAAGCCCGGAAAGGGGCAGGCTTTTGTGAGGGTGAAGGCAAAGAATATGCAAACACAGAACGTCATTGAAATAACCTACAAAGCGTCTGACAGCATTGAGTTGGCAGACTTTGAGCAGGTTTTTGCAGAATACTCATACACCGATGGAGAATACTACTACTTTGTTAGTAAATCTACCTACGAGATTCTTCCGGTCCAAGCCAAGAGCATGGAAAACGAAGCAAAGTTTTTAAAAGAAGGTATGGAAGTTGTGGTCTTTATCTACAAAGGACAACCCATAGGAATAGAACTTCCAAGGCATGTAGAGCTTAAGGTAGTTGAAACCGAACCTGCCTTTAAGGGAGACACAGCTGCGGGCGGTTCCAAACCAGCAAAGTTAGAAACTGGAGCGGTAATACAGGTGCCCTTCTTTGTAGCAGAGGGAGATATAGTAAAGGTGGATACGCGCACAGGAACATACGTAGAAAGGATTAAGTAATGGATAAAGATTTCCTGAAAGAGCTTATAACTCTTATAAAAGAAAGCAACATAAAGCTTTTTGAGCTGGAGCAAGAAGGAGTAAGGCTAAGAATAGAGACCCACCAAAGAGAAACATTACAAAAGTTTGAAGCACCAAAAGAAATAAAGCACTTAGAAGTAATTCCCCCATCGCAAGAGACAGAAGAAGGTAAGCTTCACGTTATAAGAAGTCCTCTTGTGGGAACTTTTTACAGGGCACCTTCCCCCGGAGCTCCTCCCTTTGTGGAAGTAGGAGATATAGTCTCTCCAGGGCAGGTGCTTTGCATCATAGAAGCTCTAAAGGTTATGAATGAAATAGAGAGCGACGTTAGGGGCAAGGTTGTTAAAATACTGGTGGAGAACGGAGAGACTGTAGAGTACAACCAACCACTGTTTTTAATAGACACGAACATTTGAAAAAACTACTCCTCTACAGAAGGGGTGGCTTAGGCGATACACTTCTTACCTTTCCCATTTTGGAGATTTTCAAAAGAAAGGGCTTTTACACCGTAGCGGTAGGAAACACAGATTATTATAAGATAGCCAAAGCGATAGGTTGGGCAGATGAAACTCTCTACGAAAAGCCAGTTGGAAACTTTGATCTTGAAATTTCAATAGGATTGGATGGTATATACCCTTTTCCAAAGGAAAGGATTTGGATCGTTGAGTATTATCTAAAAAGCTTGGGACTTTCGGAACCCTTTTCCAAAAAACTTCCCTTAGAAGGCTACGACCAATCTCCTATCAAAGACAAAGTAGTTCTGCATCCGTCCAGTGGATCAAAAAAGAAAAATCCACCCTTAGAGCTTTTTACAAAAATAGAGGAGTTTTTCGTTGATCTTGGTTATGAGTGTATTTACCTCATTGGTGAAGCGGATAGCTGGCTAAAAAGTTATGTAAAAAACTACGTGGAATTTTTAGATCCTTTTGAGATGGCAAAGCACCTAAAAAGTGCAAAGCTCTTTGTGGGTAATGACAGTGGAGTGTCTCACCTTTCTTCTTACTTAGGAGTTCCCACCTTTGTTTTCTTTGGACCTACCGATTGGAAGGTTTGGAAGCCCATAGGAGAAAAAGTTTTCCCCATAAGCTTAGAACTTGAATGTAGTCCGTGTTTTCCCAACACTTGCCCAGAGAAGTTTTGTTTTAATGTAGATAAACTTTTTGAACTACTGAAGAGGCATAAGTCTGTAGGGTTTTAAAAATCCCCCTTCACACAAGCCCACTCCCAAAAAACCTTCTTCGGAAAATACTCTAACATACCCAAAGCACTGGATTGGTGATCTTATCTTTGCACCGTTTCTAAATAGTCTGTATTCTTTCCAATTTAGTTTTACAGCAGGAAGAAAGTTCAAAGCTTGGTCAACAGGTATGGCAACTCCCCACAGGTCTTGGATAGTTTCTAACCTTTCATAAGACAAAGCCATACTTACAGACCAATCCCCCACCTTTGTTCTTCTAAGCTCAGCAATGTGAGCTCCGCATCCCAGCCTTAAGCCTATATCATTTACCAAACTCCTTATGTAAGTGCCCGCAGACACCTCAAACTCAAAAACCACCTTCGGAATTGCACACTCCACCAACCTGGCTCTATAAATTTCTACCTCCACAGGCTTTAGCTCCAACTCTATACCCTTCCTTGCCAGTTGGTATGCCCTTACTCCCCCTATCTTCTTTGCAGAAAAGGGTGGAGGTCTTTGGATTATCCTACCTACAAATTCCGCCATAACCCTTTCCACATCTTCGCAAGAAACATCTACATTTCTAACCTTTAATACCCTTCCCTCCGCATCGTAAGTGTCCGTCATCACACCAAGCATGGCTGTAGCAACGTAAGTCTTGGTAAGTCTCAGAAAAAATTCGGAAAATCTCGTAGCCTCTTCTATAAGAAGTATTAACAGTCCTGTAGCAATAGGGTCTAAGGTGCCGGTATGCCCTACCTTCCTAAGACCAAAATTCTTCTTTACTTTCTCCACCACTTTAAAGGAGGTTATACCCTTTGGTTTGTCAACAAGGAGAACGGACGGAAACATCAGCTGAGAAAATCTTTGAGGTGCTTTTTTATAGCCATGTTCCTGAGTTTTCTGAGGGCCCTTGTCTCCAACTGTCTAACCCTTTCTCTGGAGATGTTTAAGATGTCTCCTATTTCCCTAAGCGTTTTTGGCTCTTCTCCACCTAAACCAAATCTCAATTCTATCACTCTTCTTTCTTTTTCTGGCAGTTTAGCGAGCATGTCTTCAATTTCTTTACCAAGGATTTCGCTCAGCACCTTCTCTTCCACATCCGCAGTCCCATGTTTGCTAAGAAAATCTATAAAAGAGGTGTCCTCTTCTTCACTTACAGGCGCATCAAGGGACAATGGCACCTTGGACATCTGCAAAAACTTCTCTACTTCTTCCGGAGATATCTTGTAACCTTCCTTTTTTATTCTCTTTCGTATCTCCTCTTCTGTGGGTTTCCTTCCTAATTCTCTTTCCATTTCCTTCTGCAATAGCTCTTTGGTGTATTCGTAAGCTACTTCTTCTGAAGTAGGTTCCCTCTCATATTCCTTGTAGAGCTTGCTGTATATACTGCTGATGCGATTTATTAAATGGGCTTGTTTGAGAGGTATTCTTATTGCACCAGTTTGCTGAGATAGAGCTTGCATGATTGCCTGTCTTATCCACCAGACTGCGTATGAGATAAACTTCACTCCTTTGTCTGGGTCAAACCTTTTTGCAGCTTCCATAAGGCCATGATTACCAGCTGCTATAAGCTCAGAAAGAGGCAGTCCATATCCCAAATACTGCTTGGCTATGCTTATGACAAACCTAAGGTTCGATTCCACCAGTTTTCTGTAAGCTTCCTGGTCACCCTCCTTTGCCCTCCTTGCTATCTCCTTTTCTTCCTCAGGCTTTAACAGTGGGATCTTTGATACCTTCTTAAGATACTGAGCTATTAGTTCTTGTTCGCTATCGGGTATCATGTCGTCACCTCAGATAAAGCACTAAATAAAAGTTATTCCCTCCTCTTCTTACAAGAAGCAAAACTCTATCTTTTCCTTCAGATTTAGCTTTTTCTATTTTCGCAAAAAAATCCGACACGCTCTCTACGGGTTGATTGTTCACCATAAGAATTATATCACCCCTCCGTAGGCCACTCCTCTGTGCCAAACTACCCCGAGCTATATCAACAACCAACACCCCCTTCACACCTAACCTCTTAACCTCCTCTGGAGAAAGGTCCCTTAGTGTCAAACCAATGTCGCTTGCCTGTTCTCTTGGTTGGACAAAGCTAACCTCCTCCGGCATTTCTCCAACCTTTACCTTAATCTGTTGGGTTTTACCGTCTCGGATTATGCTTAGCTTAATCTCTGTGCCAGGTGGAGTTTTCATTATTCTAAACTGAAGGTCCCTAACTTCTCTAACCTTCTCGCCATCCACCGCGACGATAATATCTCCAGCTTTTAGTCCAGCCCTCTCTGCAGGGCTATTGGGTGCTATCTGAGATACTAAAACCCCCTCCTTTACACCTATAGCTTCTGCAATCTCTGGAGTTATCTCCTGGATAACCACGCCTAACCAACCTCTTGTTACTTTACCCTTAGCTATTATCTGATCTGCGACCCACTTGGCTAAGTTTATTGGTATAGCAAAACCTAAACCTTGCCCTTCCGCTACTATAGCGGTGTTTATACCTATGACCTCTCCGTGGATGTTTATGAGAGGACCACCTGAATTGCCGGGATTGATGGCTGCATCTGTTTGAATAAAGCTCTCATATTGGGTTATACCAATGGACCTCTTTAAAGCAGAAATCACTCCTATAGTCACGGTCCTTTCCAAACCGTAGGGATTTCCTATGGCTATTACCAACTGACCGACTTTTAGCTTATCTGAATCTCCAAGCTTTGCTATCCTGTTTGCGGCGTTTTCTATACCCTTGGCATCTACCTCAACCACTGCTACATCGGTTTTTGGGTCTCCACCCACGAGCTTGCCTTCCCTTTCAGTATGGGGGTCAAATCTTACCCTTATGCTCTTTGCTTTTTGAACCACGTGATTGTTGGTAAGTATGTAAAACCTATCATCCTTCAGAGCCATGATAACTCCCGACCCTAAGGACCTTCTTTCTTGGGGTATCTGAAAGGGAAAGAAAAAAGGAAACTCATCTTCAGGACTAACCAAAACCTCCTGAGTGGAGTATATGGCTACTACGGAGGGAGAAACTTTTTCTACAAGCTCTGTAAGCTCTTTCTCAAACTGAGCCAGCGCGCCAGACCCATAAGTGACAGTTTGAACATCGGTTTGTAGTTGAGAAGTTTGGACCTTCTGTGCTTTACAACCTTCTATACCAACGAGTAATATTAGAATGAGCAAAGAAATAAAGACCATGGGGATCCTCCTCATTTGCAGACCTCGCAAGAAAAGAATAACACTACAAAACTTGGTTTGTCAATGGAAGAAAGTATCGTTTCAATAGACTTTTTTGATCTAAAAATTTCTCCATTAGACGGATTGTAAGAGCTACCAGTATAGTGAAAAAACCTAAGGAGATCCCATCTTTTAAATGGTATATCTATGTTTTTTATTTCAACCTTTCTTAGTTTGCCTCCCAAGTTTTGCACACTTTCAAGCACCTTTTCCGCAGGATAGAAAGGGAATTTGAGCTCTTTTAAACTGCCTTCAACAGGCATTGCACAAAGAAATCTTCTTTTGCAAACCCTGAAGATCTCTTTAAAGACCACACCTATATCCGTCCAATGCAGGGCAAAATTGCTAATAACACAGTCAAAGCTTTTATCCTTGAAAGGCATGAAGTTAGCATCGGCACATATCCCTAAGAACCCCTTACTCTTGTATACCCTTAGCATGTTCAAAGACAGATCAATGCCCACAACGTTTTTTAATCCCACACTGCTAAAGCCAGTGCCACATCCCACATCCAACACGGAACCTTCAATGGCGTCCAGCTGTTTTAGAATCTCCGCACTCAGTCTTTGGGGAATGGCCCAGTCTTCGTAAGTTTTAGAGGCCCTTGAGAACCTCAAGGATAATACCTTCATCTTTTGGAAAGTGTCCTCCGTGGAACGTTATTAATTTAGCCTTCTTTGTTAAATTGTAAAGTTCTACGCAGGCTCTAAAAGGAACCACCTTATCGTCTGTGCCGTGCAAAAGAGTAATGGGAGTTTTTATGTATGGAACATAGCTTCTTATGTCCGTAAGGAAGTAATCCTCAAGAAGCTTGGCGGATTTGTCTATGTCTATAAAATCCTCAAAGAGTTTTGGATAAGCCCTTGACCTAAATTCCTTTAAAAATCCCTCCCTTTCCCTTCTGAGCCTAAAAAGAAAGCCCCTTAATTCTTTTCTATCCCAAAGACAGTTAAAACAAGCGGTTGAACCCAAAAGCACCAAATGGCGAACTTTTGAAGGATAAAAAAAAGCTATCAAAAGGGCTAAGGTTCCTCCCAAGGACCAAGCGATAAGGATGGAATTGATTGGGATAGTAAGAGCGATCTCTTGGGCAAGTGCTCTTAAGTTTAAACTCCTGAAATTAGACCTTCCGTGGTAGGGAAGTTCTAACTTGAGCCCAGGGAAGTTTTTGAAGACTTTAGAAGAAAAACCCCAACCGTGTATAAAAACAAGCGGGCCCGGAGGGACTCGAACCCCCGACCTAGGGATTAGAAATCCCTTGCTCTGTCCAGCTGAGCTACGGGCCCTCGGGGCGACAGGACTTGAACCTGCGACCTCTGGCTCCCAAAGCCAGCGCTCTACCACCTGAGCTACACCCCGTGCTAATATATTTTAATTTATGGAGCTTCTCCTTGCAACTCAGAACAAAGGGAAGATAGAAGAAATAAGCAGAATGCTAAGGCCCTTGGGTGTGGATGTTATACCTCCAAAGGAGGAAGTGCCTGTGGAGGAAGAGGGCAGATCCTTTATGGAAAACGCTTATCTAAAAGCTCTGGCTTACTTTAAAAGGTATGGCATACCAACCCTTGCGGACGATTCTGGGTTAGTGGTTCCCTCCTTGGAAGGCTATCCCGGCATATACTCCAGCAGGTTTTACTCCTTAGAGTGGGGCGGTAAGGAAGAGGTAGAAACATCCAAAGATCAGGCAAACATAAAGAAACTCCTAAGGCTTTTGGAAGGCACTTCAGACAGGAGGGCATACTTCAAGGCGGTTGTTTGTTTAATGATAGATGAAGAGCTTTACATCTTTGCGGAGGGGATTTGCCATGGAGAAATCGTAAAAAGTCCAAGGGGTTCAGGGGGTTTTGGGTATGATCCTGTATTTAAGCCCATCGGTTATGAAAAAACCATGGCAGAGCTTTCTCCGGAAGAAAAGGACAGCCTGTCTCACAGAGGAAAGGCTATAAGAAAACTTTTCCAGCTCTTAGAAAAATGCAAACATTCTATCTTTTACCAGAAAGCAAGTTTAGCCTAAGCCCACCTGAGGGTAAGGTAGTTTATAGGAAAGAGGGCGAAGCTAAGATCAGATTTCTTGATTTAGTGCCAGCCAATCAGGTGGATGAAAAAATACCTTACCCTTTACTTAACCCACTGCAGACCCTTTTTTATCACACTTACAGCTTTGGCAGTGCGGTAGTTTCCGCTCCAACCTCTGCGGGGAAAAGTTTGATCGCCTATTTGTTTTTTAAAAGACACACAGGAAGGAAGATCTACACAGCTCCCACAAGGTCACTGGTTTATGAAAAGGCTACCGAACTTCGCAAGTATTACAAAAAGGTGGATATTAGGACAGGAGATAGGGTGGTGGAAAGTTTTAAAGAAGTTTCCGCTGAGGTAGTAGTATGCACGTATGAGAGTTTGGTTCAAGCTTTCAGAAACTCAGCAAGGTGGATAAAAGATATTGAAGCGGTAGTGGTAGATGAGATCCACCAGATAAAAAAAAGGTGGGTTGTGGAAGAACTTTTAGCCTATGCTATAAGTGAGGGCATAAACATCTTAGGTCTTTCTGCAACCATGCCTGGGGTTGAGGAGCTATCCAACTGGATAAAAGCCGAACTGCTTATAAAGAGTCAGTGGCGTCCCGTTCCATTGGAAAGACACTATCACCTTTTGAGCGAATTTGTAGGAATAAAAAGCGACGAAGATAAAACTTTGGGAAAGCTTTGGGATGCCCTTTGGCAGTTAAGCAAAAAAGACGAAAAGGTTATTCTTTTTGTCCCTCAAAAACGCCTTGGATGGCAACTTTTGGAGCTTGCCGACAAAGAAAAGGTGGGTGTGATGAACCAAACCTTGCCCTTTGAGAAAACCGAGGAAAGGGAACCTGAGATCGCCTTTCACAACGCAGATGTGCCAAAAGAAGAAAGAGAAACCATAGAAAAAGAGTTTAGAGAGGGCAACCTTAGGTTTTTGATAGCTACGCAGACCTTAGCCTATGGGGTTAATCTTCCCGCAGACAGGGTGCTGATACTGGTAAAGATGTTTAAAAACAGAAAATGGACATGCATACCAGATGAGCTTGATATACTCCAAATGGAAGGAAGGGTAGGAAGGCTCGGACTGAAAGAAAAAGGCTATTCCCACATTCTCATTCAGGGCGGAAAAAAAGAAATGCTGGAGGACTTTATACAAAGAACATTCTTGAGAGGTTTTACGACGAGTTTAGAAGAAGAAAAGAGTACGGATGCACTGAGTTTTTTCATCCTGCTTGGCTATTTATACGAAGGTGCCAACTATAGGAAATTTTTGAAAAATTTCTACTCTTTTAGTAAAGTTAGCTGGAAGTTATGTCAGCAAGTGGAAAGGTTTTTGAGGGAAAGGTCTTACATTGAAAGAAATTCCATAACTCCCAAAGGTGTTCTTTGTGTAAAAACGGGTGTGC
Proteins encoded in this region:
- a CDS encoding DUF1232 domain-containing protein, giving the protein MEAKLSKYCREIDTLELKRLVEEKLSKIAPTMEHVRNLILDAKLLLRILLDEDFELEEEAKKDFTCALLYFVENKDSIPDSIPIIGLWDDYKVIRFVKEKHKEEIKRYFESTPHFIANYF
- the efp gene encoding elongation factor P, whose product is MGVKIDINSIQRDMFIEHNGQPYRVLDYEHVKPGKGQAFVRVKAKNMQTQNVIEITYKASDSIELADFEQVFAEYSYTDGEYYYFVSKSTYEILPVQAKSMENEAKFLKEGMEVVVFIYKGQPIGIELPRHVELKVVETEPAFKGDTAAGGSKPAKLETGAVIQVPFFVAEGDIVKVDTRTGTYVERIK
- the accB gene encoding acetyl-CoA carboxylase biotin carboxyl carrier protein codes for the protein MDKDFLKELITLIKESNIKLFELEQEGVRLRIETHQRETLQKFEAPKEIKHLEVIPPSQETEEGKLHVIRSPLVGTFYRAPSPGAPPFVEVGDIVSPGQVLCIIEALKVMNEIESDVRGKVVKILVENGETVEYNQPLFLIDTNI
- a CDS encoding glycosyltransferase family 9 protein, which gives rise to MKKLLLYRRGGLGDTLLTFPILEIFKRKGFYTVAVGNTDYYKIAKAIGWADETLYEKPVGNFDLEISIGLDGIYPFPKERIWIVEYYLKSLGLSEPFSKKLPLEGYDQSPIKDKVVLHPSSGSKKKNPPLELFTKIEEFFVDLGYECIYLIGEADSWLKSYVKNYVEFLDPFEMAKHLKSAKLFVGNDSGVSHLSSYLGVPTFVFFGPTDWKVWKPIGEKVFPISLELECSPCFPNTCPEKFCFNVDKLFELLKRHKSVGF
- the truB gene encoding tRNA pseudouridine(55) synthase TruB, with translation MFPSVLLVDKPKGITSFKVVEKVKKNFGLRKVGHTGTLDPIATGLLILLIEEATRFSEFFLRLTKTYVATAMLGVMTDTYDAEGRVLKVRNVDVSCEDVERVMAEFVGRIIQRPPPFSAKKIGGVRAYQLARKGIELELKPVEVEIYRARLVECAIPKVVFEFEVSAGTYIRSLVNDIGLRLGCGAHIAELRRTKVGDWSVSMALSYERLETIQDLWGVAIPVDQALNFLPAVKLNWKEYRLFRNGAKIRSPIQCFGYVRVFSEEGFLGVGLCEGGFLKPYRLMPLQ
- a CDS encoding sigma-70 family RNA polymerase sigma factor encodes the protein MIPDSEQELIAQYLKKVSKIPLLKPEEEKEIARRAKEGDQEAYRKLVESNLRFVISIAKQYLGYGLPLSELIAAGNHGLMEAAKRFDPDKGVKFISYAVWWIRQAIMQALSQQTGAIRIPLKQAHLINRISSIYSKLYKEYEREPTSEEVAYEYTKELLQKEMERELGRKPTEEEIRKRIKKEGYKISPEEVEKFLQMSKVPLSLDAPVSEEEDTSFIDFLSKHGTADVEEKVLSEILGKEIEDMLAKLPEKERRVIELRFGLGGEEPKTLREIGDILNISRERVRQLETRALRKLRNMAIKKHLKDFLS
- a CDS encoding Do family serine endopeptidase; amino-acid sequence: MRRIPMVFISLLILILLVGIEGCKAQKVQTSQLQTDVQTVTYGSGALAQFEKELTELVEKVSPSVVAIYSTQEVLVSPEDEFPFFFPFQIPQERRSLGSGVIMALKDDRFYILTNNHVVQKAKSIRVRFDPHTEREGKLVGGDPKTDVAVVEVDAKGIENAANRIAKLGDSDKLKVGQLVIAIGNPYGLERTVTIGVISALKRSIGITQYESFIQTDAAINPGNSGGPLINIHGEVIGINTAIVAEGQGLGFAIPINLAKWVADQIIAKGKVTRGWLGVVIQEITPEIAEAIGVKEGVLVSQIAPNSPAERAGLKAGDIIVAVDGEKVREVRDLQFRIMKTPPGTEIKLSIIRDGKTQQIKVKVGEMPEEVSFVQPREQASDIGLTLRDLSPEEVKRLGVKGVLVVDIARGSLAQRSGLRRGDIILMVNNQPVESVSDFFAKIEKAKSEGKDRVLLLVRRGGNNFYLVLYLR
- a CDS encoding methyltransferase domain-containing protein, whose translation is MKVLSLRFSRASKTYEDWAIPQRLSAEILKQLDAIEGSVLDVGCGTGFSSVGLKNVVGIDLSLNMLRVYKSKGFLGICADANFMPFKDKSFDCVISNFALHWTDIGVVFKEIFRVCKRRFLCAMPVEGSLKELKFPFYPAEKVLESVQNLGGKLRKVEIKNIDIPFKRWDLLRFFHYTGSSYNPSNGEIFRSKKSIETILSSIDKPSFVVLFFSCEVCK
- a CDS encoding alpha/beta fold hydrolase, whose translation is MPRSGVRVPPGPLVFIHGWGFSSKVFKNFPGLKLELPYHGRSNFRSLNLRALAQEIALTIPINSILIAWSLGGTLALLIAFFYPSKVRHLVLLGSTACFNCLWDRKELRGFLFRLRREREGFLKEFRSRAYPKLFEDFIDIDKSAKLLEDYFLTDIRSYVPYIKTPITLLHGTDDKVVPFRACVELYNLTKKAKLITFHGGHFPKDEGIILEVLKGL
- the rdgB gene encoding RdgB/HAM1 family non-canonical purine NTP pyrophosphatase, translating into MELLLATQNKGKIEEISRMLRPLGVDVIPPKEEVPVEEEGRSFMENAYLKALAYFKRYGIPTLADDSGLVVPSLEGYPGIYSSRFYSLEWGGKEEVETSKDQANIKKLLRLLEGTSDRRAYFKAVVCLMIDEELYIFAEGICHGEIVKSPRGSGGFGYDPVFKPIGYEKTMAELSPEEKDSLSHRGKAIRKLFQLLEKCKHSIFYQKASLA
- a CDS encoding DEAD/DEAH box helicase, with translation MQTFYLLPESKFSLSPPEGKVVYRKEGEAKIRFLDLVPANQVDEKIPYPLLNPLQTLFYHTYSFGSAVVSAPTSAGKSLIAYLFFKRHTGRKIYTAPTRSLVYEKATELRKYYKKVDIRTGDRVVESFKEVSAEVVVCTYESLVQAFRNSARWIKDIEAVVVDEIHQIKKRWVVEELLAYAISEGINILGLSATMPGVEELSNWIKAELLIKSQWRPVPLERHYHLLSEFVGIKSDEDKTLGKLWDALWQLSKKDEKVILFVPQKRLGWQLLELADKEKVGVMNQTLPFEKTEEREPEIAFHNADVPKEERETIEKEFREGNLRFLIATQTLAYGVNLPADRVLILVKMFKNRKWTCIPDELDILQMEGRVGRLGLKEKGYSHILIQGGKKEMLEDFIQRTFLRGFTTSLEEEKSTDALSFFILLGYLYEGANYRKFLKNFYSFSKVSWKLCQQVERFLRERSYIERNSITPKGVLCVKTGVPPTKLEEFIRRQDLKLPKEAIVRPLLYTKRFDTLYDFVQKGESFKEDDYFIRGKLVVCGKNCLEDNTHQFLFYTEGLTFKYPNLKNPPGEFSYLGTDALHLLRTLWELKKGGFISMNSLELLSIAHSVKFGISVDYASLSGIKGVGHLRANLLKRTLQRENLKAPPLFGQASELLEMVLPLEGLMLEVLMEDRKLDRKKAEDELKKLMKVLKNNEKGRLIDDKILLMFGFLNFGPKVLSMKKGDIINELISMVYF